GCTCCATATGGGCTTTGGCATAGGAAGGATTTTTAGCGAGGGTGTGTTCACCGTACCCCATCCCATGGGACTCTACATTTGCTTCGGCCACGACATAAAGGCCATATTCATCACACAGGTCATACCAGAGATTATTATCAGGATAGTGGCAGGTGCGAACAGCATTGATGTTGAATTCTTTCATGATCTTGATATCCTGTATCATCCGTTCACGTGAAATCACGTACCCCTGGTCGGGATCCATCTCATGACGGTTGGCTCCTTTGAAAAGTACCGGCTGCCCATTAACCAGTATCTGGGCATTTTTCATTTCGACCTTGCGGAAGCCTACCTTGAGCGGAATAACTTCCAATACTTTATCACCGTTTTTTAATACTGCGGTCAGTGAGTAAAGATGGGGCGTTTCAGCAGTCCATCTGGCAGGATTACTTACTTTCATGTCTGCCGACAGTTTTCCGGAACCATTCATCCGGGCAGTGGCAACGCTGTTGCCTTTCGCATCTTTCAACTCAAGATCAACGGTTCCGCTGCCCTTCATCTGAACGGTGATATTCAGGGAACCATCACGGTATTGTGCATCCAAATCGGGTGTTATACGTATATCCTGAATATACTGTTTGTTACGGGTATAGAGATAACAATCGCGTCCTACACCCGATAGCCGGAAAAAGTCCTGGTCTTCCAGATAGGTTCCGTCACACCAGCGAAATACCTGAAAGGCGATGAGGTTTTTTCCGGGTTTCAGGTATTTTGTCAAGTCAAATTCAGCCTCCAGCTTGCTGTCTTCGCTGTATCCTACATATTTACCGTTCACCCACAGGTACATATTCGAAGTTACCGACCCGAAGTGTACAAAAATTTCCTTGTCGTTCCAGTCGGCAGGGATGATGATTTCTTTGCGGTAAGAACCTACATGGTTGTTTTCCACAGGTATTTCGGGAGGATTGTTCTTAAACTGGTTTCTCCATGCGTAACCGATATTTACATAAAGCGGATCGCCGTAACCGTTTAATTCCCAAATAGCGGGAACTTTCATATCATCCCAGCCTTTGTCGTTAAACTCTGTCCGGAAGAAATCCAGGGGGCGCTGGTCGGCGTTACGTACCCAGTTAAATTTCCAGATGCCATTCAGAGACATAAAATTTTTTGACGATGTTTTTTCTCCTTTATCAGCACTTTCAACTGATTCATAAGCAAAATAATTGGTATGCATTGGAGCGCGGTTCACTGCATTGATTTCCGGATCCTGCCATTCGTTTTTTTGTGCTGTTACCGTAAAGGCTAACATGACAAAGCAAACAATAGTAAGAAGGTGTTTTTTCATTGTTTTAATGGTTTAAAGATTATTTTTCAGTTGATTTATTCCAATATTTCTCCAATCGACCGGTTTCGTCTGCCGTGACCTGAATAACGGCTCCATGCTCGGACAAGTTAAAGTTAGTGGTTTTCATTACCCCTTCGTTAAATCGTCCCGGATTTCCAAAATAAATAAAGCCGGATGTTTCGCTGAAACCGAAATATGGCGGCTGATTGGCTGTGTATCTTGTTCGGGATACATGTTGACTTTTACTTTCTGTGAATGGGTCGTGAACGGTAAAAATGTGGCAATAAGGACCGGGCTCTTCATAATAAGTTATTAAGTGTCGATTTTACATTTATTTTAAAAATGCAATAATACAATTAATTGTTGGATCTTCAAGATTATATGCAAACCTATTTTCAAGATTATTTTATATTATTCTTTTTTTTTCTTTGTCCTGATGCAAAGAAGTAACTTAGTGAACTTAGGCGAAGCCGCTCTCACGAGCAAACGCGAGTAACAAAGCAGCCTCACGAACACCAAACCAATACTTATGGCGAGTAAATCAGGGCTGGCTTCCGGAAGCGGGAACCAAACGTATGATTCACTCTGCGATAGAGATATTCCGTTTCCCTTAATCTAAAGGCTTGGAATTGTTCTTTTGATACCCCCGTCTTCATTAAACTCTAATTTATCCATACATACTTCCCTGTATATTCCGGGATAAGGCATTCTTATTCCGTCCGGGCGCGAAATGCGGTGGTAAACAATGTACCACTCGTCCTTTCCGGGAACCTGCAATACCGAGTTATGCCCGGTTCCGTAAATTCCTCTCATTTCGTCTTTCATGATAACGATATTGTCCTGTGGAATATTTAATGGACCGAGCGGAGATTTTGCCGTTGCATAACGGACTTTGTAGTCCGGACTTCCGGTGTCGTCTTCCGACCAAAGGAAATAATACAGGCCTTTCCGGAAAAAAACATATATAGCTTCGCGGAAAGTTTTATCAGGTGTCATTACCCTGACCGTATTTTTTTTGATCGATACCATGTCTTTGTTCAATTCTGCTCCTGCCATGTAACCATTGCCCCAATAGATGTAATTCTTTTTGCTTACCGGATCATAGAACACGTCGGGATCGATTTGCTGACCACCTTTTACACCTTCGGGACGGAAATCAATGAGCGGTTGACCAGAATCGACAAACGGTCCGGCCGGATCATCAGCTACAGCGACACCTATCTTTTTAGGCTCCCGGTCTTTTCCCCCGCTGAAATAGTAGTAATATGCATATTTGTTTTTTCCTACTCTCTTTTCAATGACACATGGAGCCCAGGCATTTCCGTCGGCCCAGGAAACACCGGTTTTCAGGTCGAGAATTACCCCTTCGTCCGTCCAGTTTTCCAAATCAGATGAAGAGAAAGTTTTAAAATAGCTCCCACCCCAACCTTCAAACCCGTCGCTTGTCGGATAGATATAGTATTTTCCGGTTTTCTCAGAATAAAGAATTTCAGGATCAGCAAAATAACCGCTCAACACGGGATTTTTCTCTTCGGGAAGGACAGGAAATTCTTCGGGTATACCCCATTGGTCTGTCATGGTCTTCAGTTCTTTTCGTGTAACAGGGATCACAGTTCCATGACGCGGGTGAAAATCCATGTTTATCTGGTGGTCAATCACCTTGAAATTATCCAGGTCTACACTTTCGCAAAATTGGTATTTCCCCTTTCCATACACATCATACAATAAAATATATTTATTTTCATTGATCAGTTTAAAAACACACGAACCTTCCACCGCATCGCGGGTCTGTTGCTTATAATCAGGCTGTTCAAGCCAGCAGCCGGAAGTCAGGTTATCGGTCATGGCTTTTTTGATACCGTTCCCATGTCCTTCGGTTTTGTAAAACATATGGAAAATACCGTTCTTATAGATGATATCACCGTCAATACATGATTTACCGTTTTTGGAAAAAAACAGTTGCTTCGGCTCACCCTCCAGACCGGTAAAGTCTTTATTCGCATAAGCATAATAAATAATATCAGGATTTCCTTTTCCATGTTGCATCGACCAGTATACCATATATTTTCCGGCATGCGGGTCATAGATAGTTTGAGGCGCCCATACCCGAAGCAGGTTTTCCTGTCCGGGATAATTCTTCTGTATATTAATTTTAGAAAAAGCCCAATGAACAAGGTCACTGGATTTCATCAACACTATTCCCCGGTTCGAATCCCAACCTTTGGATGAAGTCATGTCGGTGGCAACCATATAAAATGTGTTACCATCTTCAGCACGCAAAATATGCGGATCGCGCACACCACCTGTTTCACTTATTTCTTTTGAATCGATCACCGGTTTATTTCCATTTAATGCAAAATAGCTGTATCCATCCAGGCTGATTGCAAAACATATTTGCTCCTGCTCTACTTTGTTACCCTGAAAATAAGCAAAGAGATAAGCAGTATAATCTTTTTCCACGACGTTTGAAGCGATCTTACCCTGTGCCTGCAACTGAATAGATAGACATGATATGAACGATAGAATAAATATTGTCAATTTTCTCATTTTTAAATAATCTTATTTTGTTTTATATGATTTGTTGATATCACATTATTCTACAAATAATATTAAGTGTTGTTTTTACATTTATTTTCAAATTGCAATACTACAACATAATTGCTATATATGCAATAATATTTATGATTATGCAGAAATGGAGAACAATTTAATGGCAGACTACCGGTAGATTACCGGAATATTCCATGTTATCTTCTTTTGTCTCTTTGAAATATAGAATTAAACCGTTTTGTAAAGGTGATTCTCCCACTTCCCGATAAAATACCGATTGCCTTATTTTCCGAAAATGAAGGAAACAGGATATTGGCCAGGTAAGAAAGATCCAATGACCATGAATGTTTGGCATATCCTGTTGATATACGCGGAAAAACAGTTGGGGATATTTCCGGTTTTTGTTTACCGAACCGGTTCAGCTTTTCACTTCCGAAGTGTATCCCAACGGTCGTCGACAAATTAATAAACCAATTAGTCCTGATTACCCATGTGTAGGCATATCCGGCACTGACCCCGAATTGAAAACTACGCACAAAATTCTTTTCCTGAACAATAAAGGAACTATCAGACTCAATGCTGGTAAAATAAATTCCTGCGCCAACCAGAAGTGATCCGGCCGATCTCAGTTGTTTTTCGCTCCGGTCAAAAGCCGCTTTGTAAGAAAACTTTTTATGGTTGAACACATATTGTGAAAAAAGCCCGTAATTATACATCTTTACGTCAGGACACACCCTGATCGTTTTATCATCCTCCTCCACGTAAAAGCCTTTATAATTCTGGATAAAGATGTCAAATGCGAACATTCTCCCATAATTATGAAATTGAAAATCAACGGATTTTGTCCGGCCTAATTTTTTGTCTCGCAGAAAATCAAATCCATAACCATAACTAAGGCTAAATGCTGCATTTTTCCATGAAAAACCCAGCCCGATGCTTGCCGGGGTATTAGGAATATAGGCAATATCACGATCCGGCTCGAATTCCTGAACCAGAAATGCAAAATCTTTCACAATATATGTGCTTATGGCCATTTTCCGGTCAAAACGGCCAACATACGAAGTATCCCTTTGTGCGTTGGATACAAACGACAAAAACAATAAAGGCAGGAAAAACAGGAATATGCGCACCTAAAATTGAACAAAATGTTTCGGCCGGCAAAAGTAATCTTTATTTCCGAATAAGGCTTATATCATTAACTTCCCGGATAATCAGCCGTAATAATGCAAACAAAACAGATCATCCTCTTTTCATCATCAATGCACTGTAAAAAGAATGTGCATACAATGCATCTCCCAATTGCCGGTGGTTCATACGTTGATTGATATATTTCATTTTTTCCACATCAATGTACGAAGGGAAAAGACCATCTTTTCCCGCATTACCCAATAGATGATCTATCCGGTCACTGTCCCTGGCAACACGTAATGAAACGGTTGGTATTGTATTACCCATTTTGGAAGTCCGCCAACGGATATCTTCGGGAACAACTCCTGCAATGGCCATCCGAAAAGGATACCTATGGTAACCGTTCTTTACCCTCAGGTGGATAGGTAGCGCCAATACATATTCCAGTAATCTTTTGTCAGCCAAAGGATTCCTATATTCTATATGGTAATAGGCAGCATGTGCCGCACATTGTTCGAGGCGATGGCACACAAAAGCTTCGGTAATACGGGCACGTTCAAGTTCCCTGACACCCCAGGAAACAGGATAAGTAGTCCTGTTGAACAATCTGTCCCGTAGATGCATCCTGTCCGCATACTCATTGGTAGCTACATGGCAATTAAAGCTGTTTTCCCTCCAGTTGACTGATTTACCCGGAACACCCTTGATCATACGATAAAATCCCGGTGCATAATGGGATATCATCTTCAAAGTAAAAGCATATCCTGTTTTGAATATGTCCCGATGTACTTTCCCATAGATAAGGCTCCATAAATAACGGTATTGATGATGGCGCAAAAAATCATTTTCTAATCTTCCTCCCAAGCTGGTAACCAGTTCGTCTCCCGGAAATCCGGAAAGCAATACACGAACACCTTCCTGATGTGCCTTTTCATACAATGCATCACAAAATACAGGAAAAGGATAACCGGTAGGATAATCAAACCGTTGGTTGCATAATTGAAATTCATCCAGAATACCTTTATCCTCTGCTGTAATAAAATGTTGCTGATCAATGTTGGCATATAATCCCAATGATTCAATAAAGATCCGTTCATCATCAAAAGGATAGGTTTTTCCCTTTGCCCATTCTGGAAGGACATGAGAATAAGTGCTGAGTGATTTGTTTTGCTGTCTCAACGCCTGGTTAGCGAATGCTGCTATCCCGGAAGAATCCAGCCCACCGCTCAATTCCGCCCCGACCGGAAAAGCAGAACGGACACAGGAACTTATACTCTCTTCAAACAATGCCCTCAATTCATCATAATAATCCTGTTCCCTCTTGTAATGAATTTCCCGGGAAATATCCAGTTCCCAGTATTGTTCCAGTGTTAGTTTATCAGGAGTCACTTTCAGATAATGAGCCGGAGGTAATTTCATCACTTGTGCGAAAGGCGATGCGTTTTTTTCCGGAGTTACACCAATCAAAATATCTGCGATCCAGTCATCACTGAGCACATGTGGAATGTCCCCGGAAGCAATGATTCCTTTCGGTTCGGTCGCAAAAATAAATTTTCCGGTATTAAAATAATAGAAAAAACCGCGGGCGCCAATATGATCCCTGGCACAAAACAACTCCCGTTCAGCACAATTCCAGATAGCAAAAGCATAATCGCCTGACAAATACCTGCAACAATCACTACCCCATTTCTGGTATGCTTTCAATATGTAAATACTATCCGCATTACTGGCATCATTCTTTAAGTCCAGTATGGGTGACAACTCCGGACGGTTATCGATCCGGGCATCTGCAGTAATGATCAATTTCGATTCCTGATCCTGATAAGGAAGTATCTCGGATAAAGATTCTTTCGTAGTATGCATCAACAAGCATCCCAGAAACCCGTCAGGATTTATATGAACGGAAGACTTGTCCGGTGACCATGATGATAAGGATTGCATCATATCATCGGACAAACCGTCGCGAAGTGGTTGGTTTTTAAGAGAGATATATCCGAAAATATGGGACATAACAACTGTTTATGATGCAACCATAATTCCTATTCTGGTTCCGGATAGGACCAGACGTAATAAAAGACTCCCTGTTAATAAGCAAACAGCGGATAATCCTTCATGGTTTTGTTGACCTTATCCTTTACCTTGTTCAGGACTGCATCGTTGTCTACATTAGAAAGCACAGTGTCGATCATTTCAACAATTTCTGTCATCAGACCTTCTTTCGCACCTCTGGTGGTGATGGCAGGAGTACCTAAACGTATTCCTGACGTGAGGAAAGGAGAACGCGAATCGAAAGGAACCATATTTTTATTGGTCGTGATGTCCGCTTTTACCAAAGCATTTTCAGCTATTTTCCCGGTCAGGTCAGAGAATTTTGACCGTAAATCGATCAGCATACTATGGTTATCTGTTCCGTTTGAAATCACTTTATAGCCTTTATCCATCATTGCCTGAGCCATGGCAGATGCGTTTTTCATCACCTGTATGACATATTCCTGATAACTGTTGGTAAGTGCCTCTCCAAAAGCTACTGCCTTGGATGCGATTACATGTTCCAGCGGTCCGCCCTGTATCCCCGGAAAGACAGCTGAGTCCAGCAATTGTGACATCATCTTGATTTCTCCTTTGGGCGTGGTCAGTCCCCATGGATTTTCAAAATCTTTTCCGATCATGATCATACCTCCGCGGGGTCCCCGTAAGGTTTTATGTGTGGTAGTAGTAACAATATGACAATGAGGAAACGGGTGATTTAATTGTCCTTTCGCAATCAATCCTGCAGGATGGGCAATATCCGCCATCAGTAAAGCACCGATTTTATCGGCAATAGCCCGCATACGGGCATAATCCCAGTCACGTGAATAAGCCGATGCACCGGCAATGATCATTTTTGGCTTTTCTTTCAACGCCGTAGCTTCCATCTGGTCATAATCGATCCTTCCGGTCTCTTCCGTTACTTTGTAAGCGACAGGACGGTACAATATACCGGATGAATTAACCGGGGAACCATGGGAAAGATGTCCACCATGGGAAAGATCGAATCCCATAAAAGTATCACCGGGTTTCAGACAGGCCAACATCACGGCCGCATTGGCCTGTGCGCCCGAATGAGGTTGTACATTGGCCCATTCCGCACCAAAAAGTTCCTTGGCCCGGTCGATAGCTGTCTGTTCTATCTGGTCGATAATCTGGCATCCTCCGTAATAACGTTTTCCAGGGTAACCTTCTGCATATTTATTGGTCAGACAGGTGCCCATGGCTTGCATTACCTGGTCACTGACAAAATTTTCGGAAGCAATCAGTTCAATACCTGATAACTGACGTTCGCGTTCCTGGTCAATCAAGTTAAAAATGTGTGTATCCCTGTTCATTACGATAAGATTATAGATTTTCGATGTTATTTTAAAGCCATCAAAGATACCAATAAAATAGTATTCTCCTTTCAGTCGACGGGATAAATTTGATCTGAAAAAGCGGCTCCTAACTCTGGAAAGTAGTCGAATTAACCCATTCAGGGGCTATAAGTTCCATTCCTTTATATCTAAGTAATAACTGGGCAACAGCCAGTACATCTTTTTCACAATAGCGCACAATCCGTAATAAATCATTCTCCCGCCAGTACACTCCGGCTACCTGGCTTCCATCGATATCATCCTTGGGAGAAGGAATACCAAAAATATGGGTCAATGTCTTCAAAGAAGTGTAACTTTTGTAATCCCCAAAACGCCATAGCTCCATGGTATCTAAAAAAGAAACTTCCCATGGTTTTTTTCCGGCAATATCCAGGATAGAAGGCAGCCGGATAGTGTTCACCAGCATGCGCCTGGCAATATACGGAAAATCAAATTCTTTCCCGTTATGGGCACATAATTGTACTTTATGCTGTGATGAGAAACGGGACACCAGATCCGAAAACTCTTTCAACAGGGTTGATTCATCGTCATTATAACAGGATTTTATCCGGAAGGCCAGTCCCCCATCGGTATGTTTATGGATGAATCCGGCCGAGATACAGATGATTTTTCCAAATTCTGCATATATACCGGCTCTTTCGTACACATCACCGGCAGTTTGCCCTTCTTTGCAAAATGATGCCGATTTCAGCTCCCAGAGATACTGTGAAGTTTCATCCAGTCCTGAATAATCAGGAGATTGGGGAACCGTTTCAATATCCAGAAAAAGAATATCTTCAAGATAAATATGATCCAGCATTTGATGTTTTTAAAGTTAGTCGTATAAAAGTTGTTGGCCCGAATTCATTTCGGGCCAACAGGATTGTCTTGAATATTAGTGGCAACTTCCGTCACAGGAGCCACAATCATCAGGAGAACAACCTCCACCGTGAATATGACCATGTGCCAGTTCTTCGGCAGTAGCGTCACGGACATCCACTACTGTTCCGGTGAAGTATAGGTCATCTCCGGCCAAAGGGTGGTTGAAATCCATGACTACAGTATCTTGTTTTACTTCGGCAACAATGCCGTTCAGGTGATTTCCCTGCGAGTCAGTCATAGGAATAGCATTTCCTTCGAACAACAAGTCTTGGTCAATTTCCCCATCTACCATAAAAGCTGTTTTGGGTATTTCCACCAATGCTTCTTCCACTGCCGGACCATATGCATTTTCACTGGTCAACAGAAAAGCAAAATCATCACCTGTTTTCAGGTTTTCGATATTACGTTCGAATTCAGGCAAAAGGTTACCTGTTCCGTATATAAATACCAAAGGGCGGTCAGCATTTACAGTTTCTATGATTTCACCGTCCTTTTTTTCGAGACGAAGCTCGTAGGACAATGACACTACTTTGTTTTTCGAAATGTTCATTAGATTGATTGGTTAAATATGATATGAAACGACAAAGTAATCCGAATATCTTGAACTTTCAAAATTTTTTAAGGACGGATCGATACTTTGTTTTGATGTTTTTGTATTTTTTTCTCTAAATTTTCTTTTTCCCTGAGTCGCGGAATTTCCTTAGAAAGAGCCATTTTCCAATAAGAGACAGCCTGATCCGGTTCTTCCCGGGATTCGTACCAGTCTCCCAGCAAATGATATACATCATACATTTCCGGATTACTGGATATAAAGCGATCCCTGAATGATTCATCAACCGTTATCTCATTTTTCTTACTTATACCGGCTTTTAAAGAATCACGCATCTGCCTGTACTGTAAAAAATGGGCATAATCAATGGAATATAAGAGGGTGTCGGCTGGTATATTTTCCGCAGCATAAGACAAATCTTTAGCTTGAAGAAGACGGTCAGCGGTCATGGTGAAAATGCTGTCCATCCGGTAAGCTTTCATTTCCCCCAGCTGATATGGATGGGTAGACACTATAAATTTCTTTTCAGAAGGATGGAATATTACAGAATGATGTGCGATCAACTGATTGATGGATTTTTCATTTCCGTATCCGATATGCTTATCATTCAGACCTCTTGTTTCCCGAAGTATTGACGCTGTTAAATGTTCGTCCACCCCACTTTTTCCTTCCAATAATTCACGGACCCGTGCATAACGGTATGGACTGTCGCTTTCCCTGATATTTTCGATATTCATTGCATCATCAGCAAAAGCTTTGCCCTGAAAATGGTTGGTACACACGATCTGGTTCCCTGATGAAGTATACAATGCAGTTTTCTCCGGTGTTTTTTCAATGACAGCTGCTTTATTGTCTGAAAGAGAGCCGATCAAAAAGGACTCGGAAACAAAAACCTGTCGTTTCCCTGCAATTCGTTGCGCTTCTTGTATTGTGGATGCATATTGCAGGATTTCCCGTGCCAGCAAAGAAACAGGCATGGCAGAACTGGTCGGGATACCGGATTTGGCGGCATTGATCGTTACCGTCAATCCTTTTTCGTTCATGCCCGACAATACACCGCACATCCCTGCCCAACCAATCATTACAAACGGATAACCCGTGTCCGGATTAACAAAACACAACAATTTGTTCTCAGCAAAACGTTCACCGGCATGAAAATCGAAATTACGGCCTATGAGCAGCTGATTGTCTTGTGTCCGGTTGTCCCATAGGGCAAATGAAGTACAACCCACCAGATTCATGTTCTGTAGGGCATGTCCGATATCGTGTGCTGCATGATAGTTGAGTTGCCGCAAATAGGCAGGAGCAATAAAATCAAAACGGGAAGAGGTCGATAAAGAAACGCCATAAATTTCCTGTTGGTATTCTTCCGGAATATATTCGGGTAAATTCCGGTTGAAAAAAGCAACAAAATAACGCAAAAAATTGAGGTAAGAAGGAGACGGGACATATTGATTGATCATCTCAACAAAAGCATCCTCCTGGTATTCGAGCAATTCCCTGGTCAGTTTTCCGAAAGCTACACCACGTTCAAAAGCGTTTCCTTCCAGATAGACTTCCCACAATCCGCCGGGACTCCGATGTAACCAGTTATTACCGACAAAATATAAACTATCATTTACCTGTGTTCGCTGCCATTGTATACAAGTCGTATCTTTGATGTCTGGCGGAGGAATATGAATGTTCCGTATATAAACGACAGCCACTATGATTAAGATCATGAAAACAGCCAGTATCACTAATAATATATGCCGGAATTTTATCTTCATCTTACTGTTTGAATCTGTGAAAAAAATCAGAGAACGCCCTGCATCAGGTTGTCTTTTACCTTTTCAAAAAACTTTTCCGGAAAAATAACTGGTGCCAGCTTTCCGACCGGTTCGTATAGATACGTTCTTTCCAGTTGTTCTTCGGATATGAAATGTTTCTGGTCATTGATCTTATTGAGCAATACAATGATCAGACTTAATATAATGGCGTTGGCAAATATTCCGAATGTAGCGCCGGCTAAGCGGTTAATCAGCCCAAGTGTTGCTACATTAGCCAGTTTGGTGACAATATATCCGGTCAGGTACACCAATATCAACACAATTAAAAAGACAATCACAAAAGAGACAATGGAACATGCCAGTTCGCCGATATTAAAATGTTGCATCAATAAAGGAGATACCTTTCCCGAGAGAGTGAATCCACCCCAGATACCAAGGATCAGTGCGATAATAGCAAAACTTTGAATGATAAATCCCTTTTTGAATCCCTTATACGCACCCCATCCCAGACACACCAGAATAATGATGTCGATTACATAATTCATGATATGGAAAGGGTTAATGGTAATAGAACAGGATAGTATACATCCAAAGAAAGGGTACTAGGGCATAATTTTTTCATAAAAGGCCCCGTAATCCTGGATATAAGTATCGTTATGATGTTGAATGACCGGTTTTTTAGTAGAATCGAGATATTCCAGTACTTCAGGATGGACAGAATCGCCTACGGTTATAAAGCCATCCGAAAAGTTGATTGCCAGCTTACTTAAAGCCACATAGTCGGCATCGTTCAAGACGGCTACATCTTTTTTAGACACGCCGTCGGTAATTGCTTTTGTTTTGAAATCCGGGGCAAAGGAACCGTCAAAAGCATCACCGTATAAAGAATATACAACTTTAGCCTTGGAAAACAGAGGATCTTCTCGGAAAGCCTTTTTCACATAGAGGGGTACTAATCCTGTGAACCACCCATGGCAATGCACTACATTCGGAACCCAGCGTAATTTACGAACTGTTTCCAAAACGCCACGTGCAAAGAAAATAGCCCGCTCATCATTATCCGGGAAATATCCATCCTTATCATCAGATAAAATGTTTTTCCTTCCGAAATAATCATCATTATCAATGAAATAAACCTGCATCCTTGCCGATTGGATGGAAGCTACTTTGATGATCAACGGGTGATCAGTGTCATTAATGATCAGGTTCATCCCCGATAACCGAATTACCTCATGCAATTGGTTTCTTCGCTCATTAATACAACCATACCTAGGCATAAATGTCCGGATTTCTTTCCCTTGTTCCTGGATTCCCTGCGGTAAATTTCGACAGATAACCGACATTTCTGTTTCGGGAAGGTATGGTGTAATTTCTTGAGCTATAAATAATACCTTCATGCTTCTTTTGTAAAAATACTAATAAAAATAATTGTGCAAAGATAATAAAAAAAAATCGAATATAAACAATACCCCAAGTGTAGAAAAAAGCAAAATTCCTCTATTGATCTGATATTATGCTAATTGGAAAAATAGCCCATGAGTTTTAGGAAAAGTGAATAGCATTTTACGGTCTGGTAACCGGTTCTTCAAATTAATGATTACATTTGTTGCTTATCCGGCATG
This region of Bacteroidales bacterium genomic DNA includes:
- a CDS encoding family 43 glycosylhydrolase, coding for MRKLTIFILSFISCLSIQLQAQGKIASNVVEKDYTAYLFAYFQGNKVEQEQICFAISLDGYSYFALNGNKPVIDSKEISETGGVRDPHILRAEDGNTFYMVATDMTSSKGWDSNRGIVLMKSSDLVHWAFSKINIQKNYPGQENLLRVWAPQTIYDPHAGKYMVYWSMQHGKGNPDIIYYAYANKDFTGLEGEPKQLFFSKNGKSCIDGDIIYKNGIFHMFYKTEGHGNGIKKAMTDNLTSGCWLEQPDYKQQTRDAVEGSCVFKLINENKYILLYDVYGKGKYQFCESVDLDNFKVIDHQINMDFHPRHGTVIPVTRKELKTMTDQWGIPEEFPVLPEEKNPVLSGYFADPEILYSEKTGKYYIYPTSDGFEGWGGSYFKTFSSSDLENWTDEGVILDLKTGVSWADGNAWAPCVIEKRVGKNKYAYYYYFSGGKDREPKKIGVAVADDPAGPFVDSGQPLIDFRPEGVKGGQQIDPDVFYDPVSKKNYIYWGNGYMAGAELNKDMVSIKKNTVRVMTPDKTFREAIYVFFRKGLYYFLWSEDDTGSPDYKVRYATAKSPLGPLNIPQDNIVIMKDEMRGIYGTGHNSVLQVPGKDEWYIVYHRISRPDGIRMPYPGIYREVCMDKLEFNEDGGIKRTIPSL
- a CDS encoding DUF4421 domain-containing protein codes for the protein MRIFLFFLPLLFLSFVSNAQRDTSYVGRFDRKMAISTYIVKDFAFLVQEFEPDRDIAYIPNTPASIGLGFSWKNAAFSLSYGYGFDFLRDKKLGRTKSVDFQFHNYGRMFAFDIFIQNYKGFYVEEDDKTIRVCPDVKMYNYGLFSQYVFNHKKFSYKAAFDRSEKQLRSAGSLLVGAGIYFTSIESDSSFIVQEKNFVRSFQFGVSAGYAYTWVIRTNWFINLSTTVGIHFGSEKLNRFGKQKPEISPTVFPRISTGYAKHSWSLDLSYLANILFPSFSENKAIGILSGSGRITFTKRFNSIFQRDKRR
- a CDS encoding serine hydroxymethyltransferase; the encoded protein is MNRDTHIFNLIDQERERQLSGIELIASENFVSDQVMQAMGTCLTNKYAEGYPGKRYYGGCQIIDQIEQTAIDRAKELFGAEWANVQPHSGAQANAAVMLACLKPGDTFMGFDLSHGGHLSHGSPVNSSGILYRPVAYKVTEETGRIDYDQMEATALKEKPKMIIAGASAYSRDWDYARMRAIADKIGALLMADIAHPAGLIAKGQLNHPFPHCHIVTTTTHKTLRGPRGGMIMIGKDFENPWGLTTPKGEIKMMSQLLDSAVFPGIQGGPLEHVIASKAVAFGEALTNSYQEYVIQVMKNASAMAQAMMDKGYKVISNGTDNHSMLIDLRSKFSDLTGKIAENALVKADITTNKNMVPFDSRSPFLTSGIRLGTPAITTRGAKEGLMTEIVEMIDTVLSNVDNDAVLNKVKDKVNKTMKDYPLFAY
- a CDS encoding 3'-5' exonuclease, whose protein sequence is MLDHIYLEDILFLDIETVPQSPDYSGLDETSQYLWELKSASFCKEGQTAGDVYERAGIYAEFGKIICISAGFIHKHTDGGLAFRIKSCYNDDESTLLKEFSDLVSRFSSQHKVQLCAHNGKEFDFPYIARRMLVNTIRLPSILDIAGKKPWEVSFLDTMELWRFGDYKSYTSLKTLTHIFGIPSPKDDIDGSQVAGVYWRENDLLRIVRYCEKDVLAVAQLLLRYKGMELIAPEWVNSTTFQS
- a CDS encoding peptidylprolyl isomerase is translated as MNISKNKVVSLSYELRLEKKDGEIIETVNADRPLVFIYGTGNLLPEFERNIENLKTGDDFAFLLTSENAYGPAVEEALVEIPKTAFMVDGEIDQDLLFEGNAIPMTDSQGNHLNGIVAEVKQDTVVMDFNHPLAGDDLYFTGTVVDVRDATAEELAHGHIHGGGCSPDDCGSCDGSCH
- a CDS encoding C45 family peptidase, which translates into the protein MKIKFRHILLVILAVFMILIIVAVVYIRNIHIPPPDIKDTTCIQWQRTQVNDSLYFVGNNWLHRSPGGLWEVYLEGNAFERGVAFGKLTRELLEYQEDAFVEMINQYVPSPSYLNFLRYFVAFFNRNLPEYIPEEYQQEIYGVSLSTSSRFDFIAPAYLRQLNYHAAHDIGHALQNMNLVGCTSFALWDNRTQDNQLLIGRNFDFHAGERFAENKLLCFVNPDTGYPFVMIGWAGMCGVLSGMNEKGLTVTINAAKSGIPTSSAMPVSLLAREILQYASTIQEAQRIAGKRQVFVSESFLIGSLSDNKAAVIEKTPEKTALYTSSGNQIVCTNHFQGKAFADDAMNIENIRESDSPYRYARVRELLEGKSGVDEHLTASILRETRGLNDKHIGYGNEKSINQLIAHHSVIFHPSEKKFIVSTHPYQLGEMKAYRMDSIFTMTADRLLQAKDLSYAAENIPADTLLYSIDYAHFLQYRQMRDSLKAGISKKNEITVDESFRDRFISSNPEMYDVYHLLGDWYESREEPDQAVSYWKMALSKEIPRLREKENLEKKIQKHQNKVSIRP
- a CDS encoding CvpA family protein; translation: MNYVIDIIILVCLGWGAYKGFKKGFIIQSFAIIALILGIWGGFTLSGKVSPLLMQHFNIGELACSIVSFVIVFLIVLILVYLTGYIVTKLANVATLGLINRLAGATFGIFANAIILSLIIVLLNKINDQKHFISEEQLERTYLYEPVGKLAPVIFPEKFFEKVKDNLMQGVL